CGGGGATGTCGTCCTCGCGCAGGGCGCGGGCCGCGGTCTCCCACTCGTGGACGATGACCGTGAACCACAGCTCCATGACCTGGGTGGTGACCAGGAAGACCATCTCGCCCGGATCGTCGGAGCGCAGGTGCTGGAGGTGGGTGAGGACGTCCGCCTGGACGTAGTCCTCGTAGGGGGTCGTGCCGGCGAAGTCGAGGTTCGGGGTGTCCGAACCGCTCGCTCCGGAGGCATCAAGGGATTCCGACATCGCTGTCTCCTCGACATGAACTTCCGGGTAGCGGTCCGCCCCTTCCTGCTGGGTGAGTGGAGCTCCGGTCCCCTGTTCGCATCATAAGCCGGGGGCCCACGGGGCCCGCCAGTGGAAGGTGACCACGTTCACACCCTCCCCGGCGGGCCCACGGGCGACGGGAGCCTCGGTTCGGGCCGGTCAGTTCAGGGTGTCGGCCGCGGTCGCCGAGGAGTCGCGCAGGAAGGTCGAGCAGCGCTCGTACTCCGCTTCCTCGCCGATGGCCTGCGCGGCGCGCGCGAGGGCGTGCAGGGCGCGCAGGAAGCCGCGGTTCGGCTCGTGCTCCCACGGCACCGGGCCGTGGCCCTTCCAGCCGGCCCGGCGCAGCGAGTCCAGGCCGCGGTGGTAGCCGGTGCGGGCGTAGGCGTACGACTCCACGGGGCGGCCGGCCTCGAACGCGTCGTCGGCCAGGCGCGCCCAGGCGAGCGAGGAGGTCGGGTACTTCGCGGCCACCTCGGCCGGGTCGGTGCCCGCGGCGAGGGCCTCGCGCGGCTCGGGGTCGTCGGGCAGGTGGGTCGGGGCAGGGCCGCCGAGCAGGTTCTCGTGAATCGACATGCCCCCAGTCTGCGGTACTCGCGGGCCCGTGGTGGGGGGCCCACCACACCGGACGTGATGTGTGTGCCCGGCACACCTCCCCCCGCGCGGGGGGTGCACACGACGGTGGGAGGCGAAGGTCGGCAGTCGACTTACGGGGGAAGACAGTGACCACCAGCACCATGATCAGGAGCCAGGTACCGACACGCCCGCGCAGCCGTACGGGCGCCGGGCACGGCGATGCGGGGAACCGCGCCCACGAGGCGGCGGAGGACCTGTGCGGGGCGGTCTTCGGATCGCTGCGGCGCCGGGACCAGCGGGAGAAGGGCCTGCAGTACGTGCGGGGCCTGCTGGCGACGCCCGGCCGCAAGTCGATCCGCAACATCGCGCAGCAGATCGGCGGGCCCGCCGCCGAGCAGAGCCTGCACCACTTCATCGCCGGTTCCACCTGGGACTGGCAGCCGATCCGCACGGCGCTGTCGCAGTACCTGGAGCAGTCCTCGCCGCTGACGGCCTGGGTGGCCCAGCCGATGGCGATCCCCAAGGGCGGGGAGCACTCGGTGGGGGTGGGCCGCCAGTACGACCCGCACCGCGGGCAGATGTTCCGCGGCCAGCAGGCCTTCGGGATCTGGTTCACCTCGGCCGATGTGGTCACGCCCGTCGGCTGGCGGCTGTACCTGCCGGAGGAGGGGACGGGCGCGAGCGCCGAGGGCACCGGTTTCGAGGGCGGTGAGCGGTCCGGGGAGACGTACGAGGAGTGCGCGGTGACCGGGGTCCTGGACGCGGTGCGCCAGGTCGCGGTGCCGCCGCGGCCCGTGCTGCTGGACATCCAGAACATCGGCACCCGGTCCACGATGAACCGTTTCGCCGACGCGAAGCTGCCGGTGCTGGCCCGGATCAGCCCGGCGGCCCGGCTGCTGGTGACCGACCCGGCGCTGCCCGGGCACGGCGCGGGCACCCTGGCGGCCCGGGACGTGCTGCAGAACGTACGGGCGCTGCGCACGCCGGTCGAGTGGGCCGACCCGATGTACCCGGGGCAGCGGCGCACCTCGCTGGTGGCCGCGGTGCGCGTGATGATGCCGGACCCCTCGCCCGCGCGGCGCCGCCACCTGACCCTGCTCGGCGAGTGGACCGACGCGCGCAGCATGCCCTCGCAGCTGTGGGTGACGGACCTGGCCCGGCCGGTGCCGGTGACCCCGGCGGTGCTGCTGCGGATGACGAAGCAGGCGCGGCGGGTGTCGGTGACCTCGGCGCGCAGCGTGCAGGAGGTCGGGCTGCGGGACTTCGCGGGGCGCTCGCTGCCGGGCTGGCACCGGCACGTGACGATGGCCTCGGTGGCGCACGCCGCGCGCTGCCTGTCGGAAACCGGGATGCCGGTCGGGCGCGATCTTGTCTAGGGTCGGCGCGTAATGGGCTGGTCGGTCTGTGATGCGTTCGGATCGGTCTGTGATGCGTTCGGAAATTGACGGGGGTTCGTCGTGCACAGTGCTGTGGTGACCGGGGAGGGCGACCGGATCCGGTGGGTCGAGCTGGCCGGTGAGGAACCGGCGCGGGTCTACCTGCACGGGCTGGGTGCCACCTCGCCCGCGTATTTCGCGGCCGCCGCGACGCACCCCCGGCTCGCCGGGCGGCGCTCCCTGCTGCTGGACCTGCTGGGGCACGGGCACAGCGACCGGCCCGAGGAGTTCCCGTACACGCTGGAGGCGCACGCCGACGCCGTGGCCGACGCGCTCATCGCGGCGGAGGTCGCCGGGGCCGAGGTGATCGCCCACAGCATGGGCGGAGCCGTGGCGATCGTGCTGGCCCACCGGCATCCGGGGCTGGTGTCCCGGCTCGTGCTCGTCGACGCCAACCTCGACCCGGCACCGCGGCCGGTGCCCGGCGCTCCGGTTCCGGCCGGGAGCAGCGGGATCTCGCGCTACAGCGAGGAGGAGTTCCTCGCGGGCGGCTGGGCCGAGGTGCGGGAGCGGGCCGGGGAGCACTGGTGGGCGACGATGCGGCTGGCGGGGCGGACCGCCCTGTACCGCAGCGCCGTTCACCTCGCGGCGGGGACCAAACCCACGATGCGGGAGCTGCTGGTGGGGCTGCGGATCCCGCGCGCCTTCCTGTATCCGGCCGAGGACGGCGCGCTCGCCGGGGCCGCGGAGCTGGAGGCGGCCGGGGTGTGCGTCGTACCGGTCGACGACTGCGGGCACAACATCATGCTGGACGTCCCGGACGCGTTCGCGGAGGCGGCCGCGGCGGCCCTGGGCACGGCGGTGTACGTGCTCGACGGGCGGCGGATCGGGACGCTGGAGGACTTCTGGCGGGAGATCGGCGAGGCCGTGAACGGGCCCGAGGGGTACTTCGGGGGCAATCTCGACGCTTTGAACGATTGTCTGCGCGGCGGGTTCGGAACGCCCGACGACGATGACTTCCGCTTCGAGTGGTACGACCACGCGCGCTCCCGGGAGCGGCTCGGGCACGCCGAGACCGCCCGCCAGCTGGAGCTGCGCCTGACCCGCTGCCACCCCGCCAACCGCGAGCGGGTGGCCGGGGAGCTGGCGGCGGCGCGGCGCGGGGAGGGCCCGACGGTCTTCGACTGGCTGATCGAGATCATGGAGGGCCAGGCGCCGGGGGCGCTGCGCCTGCGCTGACGGCTCCCGGATGCCGGCTCCCGCCTCCCGCTATGTCGGGGGGCGGGTGCGGACGAGGACCTCGCGGGTGCGGCGCAGCCGCAGTGCCATCTGGATCTCCAGGGCCTGGGCGGGCTTCTGCCAGCCCTCGCCCAGGAGTTCCGCGATCCGCTCCAGCCGGCGCGACACCGTGTTGGCGTGGACGTGCAGCGCCTCGGCGGCGTGCGTGGGGCTGGCGCCCGATTCGAAGTACGCCTCCAGGGTGCGGGCCAGCTCGGTGAAGCGGGCCGCGTCGTACTCCAGGACCGGGCCGAGGGCCTGCGCGATGAAGGCGTCCACGTCGTGGTCCGCCGACAGGAGCAGTCCCAGGAAGCCGAGTTCGCGCAGGGAGGCGGTGCCTCCGGCGCCGTCGAGCGCGGTCAGCGCGTCGAGGCAGCGCGCGGCCTCCTCGTACACGCCGGCGACCGCGGAGGGGCCCCTGGCCGGGCCCGCCGCGCCGGTGGAGACCGGGTGGCCGAGCAGCGGGGTGACCTCCATCGAGACCTGCCGGGCCGCGGCGGAGGCGTCGTCGCCGGGCAGCAGCAGCACGATGCAGCCGCGGCGGACGCCCTTGAGGCCGCCGACCCGGTAGGCGTACGAACTCGCCCACGCGACGGCGCGGCCCAGCTCCCCGCCCTCCGGCCGGACCACGACCACCACGTGCGGCACGTCGAGGTCGATGCCCAGGCGCCGGGTGCGCTCGCGCAGGTGCAGGTCGGAGGAGTGGTGCGGGCGGTCCAGCAGCTCCTGGAGCAGCTCGTCGTGGACGGGGCCCTCCGCGGCCGCCGTACCGCGCTGGATCAGCATGAGGGAGGCCACTGACAGCGCCGCCAGCTCCAGCAGCCGTACGTCCTCCTCGGTGAGGGGCTCGGCCGCGTGCAGCACCAGCACGCCGAGGTCCTCGGCCCCGGCGGTGACGGGCGCGACCCACACCTCGCCCGCGTCGGCGCCCGTGTCGGCGTTCAGGTCATCGTCCGCGCCCGCGGCGGCCGGGGCCTCGCGCGGGAGGCGGACCGGGCGGCGGGCGGTGTGCGCGTGCAGGGCGCCGCGGGTGACGGCGGCCTCGTCCAGGCCGACCGGCCCCGGCCCCTGGGTCAGCGGGCGGCCGCCGGGATCGCGGACCTGGAGTACGCCGTCCAGCGCGTCCGCGGTGGTCCGGGCGAGGGTGGCCAGCCCGGCCCCGTCCAGCACCAGGCGCGCGAGGCGGGCGTGGCAGTCCCACAGGTAGCGGACCCGGGTGAGGGTGGTGTCGGTGACGGTGCCGAACCGTTCCAGCTCGCTCGCCTCGTCGCGGGCCCGCTCCAGCAGCCGTGCCTTCTCGATGGCGACGGCGGCCAGGTCGGCCAGCGACAGCAGCATCCCCACCTCGGCCGGGGTGAAGGACCGCACGCGGCGGTCCGCGCCGTAGAGCACGCCGAGGATGCCCTCGCGGTGGCGCAGCGGGACGGCCAGGACGGCGCGCACGCCCTCGGCGCGGACCGCGGTGTCCACGCCGGAGGCGTGCGCGAGGGTGGTGTCGTGCGGGTAGTCCGCGCTCCACACGGGGGCGCGGCGCTCGCGGACGAGCGCCCCCAGCCCTTCGGCGGAGCCGATCCCGAGCCCGGCCTCGTACCCGGCGGCGGTGCCGTCGGACAGGTGCGGGTAGGAGGTCCCGTCGGGCCGGGTGAAGGTGACGCAGACCACGTCGAGGCCGAGCAGCCGCCGGGCCCGGCGCGCGATGACGCGCAGCAGGCTGTCGAGGTCGTAGGCGGAGGTCAGGTCGTGCGCGGTGTCGACGAGGGCGACCAGCCCGTCACCGCCCGCCGGGCCGTCGTCCTCCGGGGGGTCGGCCGCCACGGGGTCCGCGGCCGCGACGGGCCCCGTGCGGGTGCGGATCTCGTGGGCCAGGGCCACGGCCCGGGTCAGCCCGGGATCCGCCGTGGGCAGGAGCGCGTCGAAGGCGGCCGCGGGCGCGCCGGCGGCCAGCAGCTCCAGGACGGCGAGTGCCGCCGCCGTGCCCCCGGCGGCGTTCCCGGCGGTGTCCGCCGCTCGTTCCATGCGCCCCGTTCCCCCGCTCCCCGACGTACTGGTACGAATCAAGCCATCCGAACCTAGGTTCCGCCGTGTTCGTGGTCAAGTGAGCTTCCCGCCGGACTTCCGCTGGTCAGAGCGGGTGCACGGGCGGGACGGGGACCGGGGCGGCGGGCGGGGCGGGGTTCCGCCCCCGGGTCACGGCGGGCTCAGCGTGTCGCCCCGCAGCGGCGGCAGGCACTGGACCGCCCGCAGCGTCAGGGCCGCCGAGGTGCCCCAGCCGATCAGGCCGGGGAGGTCCTCCGCGCGGTCGCCCAGCTCCGTCCACATCAGCCGGTGCGGGCGGGCGCCCGCCGCCGCCAGGGCCCGCCACCGCATCCCGCCGAGCGCCCGGTCGTAGCGCGCGTACAGCAGCCGGGCCGTCGGCACGGCCAGCGGACCCAGCTCGCGCACGCACAGCGACGCGAACGCCGGGAGCTCCGCCAGGTCGAGGCCGCGCTCCCGGGCCCGCTCCAGACCGCCCAGCCAGGCACCCAGGACCCCCTCGTACGTCCTGGGACCCGTCATCTGCCCGAAGCAGACCCCGATGCCCTCCCCGAGCAGCCGCGCACCGGCCGCCGGCCCCTCCCCCGAGGCGGACAGCACGACGATCAGGTTGGGCCGGTCCACGGCCGCCACCAGCGCGCGGGCCGCCGCGTACGAGGTCCCGTCCCCCGGTGGCGGCGCCGCCACCAGCCCGCCCAGCGGAAGCAGTACGTCGCACACCGCGCCGACGGCCGCGGGCCGCCTCGGCACCCCGTACAGCAGGTTCCGTACCCCCAGCCGGTCCGCGAACTCCCGCATCCCGTCGGGCCGCACGCCCGGCATTCCCTCCAGCCACGGCGTGACCCCCTCGGCCACGAGGCGGCGCACGGCATCCGCGGCGCCGGGCTCTTCCACAAACGCAGCACCCATATCCAGCGAGTGTGCTGCGCCGGAGCCCGCCGCACACGGCCGGTCCCGGCCGTGTGTCAACTCACCCCACCGGGCGCGGCGCCCGCGAGCCGGGCCATCCGGGCCATCCGCGAGCCCAGTCGGCGCACGGCGTCCAGCACCGGATCCGGGCCGGGGCCGACGAACCGCCCCGGCGGCCCGGCCGGTCCGATCCAGGACATGCCCAACGCCTCCGCCATGGCGGCCAGTTCCCGCAGCCGCCCCTCCGCGTCCCCGTCCGGGCGCACGAACCCGGCGGCTGGCTTCCCCTGCCAGCCGCCCCGCGCGAGCGCCTCCGGCAGCGGCAGCGGCGCGCCGAACAGGATGCCGTCGGCCTCGGCCAGCAGCTCCCACTGCTCCTCACCCGGGCCCCCGGAGCCCGGGCCCCCGGAGCCCGGGCCCCCCGAGCCCGGGTCCCCGACGGCCAGGTCCGCGACCGCGACGAGGCGGCTGCGCGCACCGGCTTCCGCGGCGCCGTCGCGCGCCACGAAAGCCTGTGCGCAGGCCCGCCCTCCGTGGACCACCACGATCAGCGGAGGTGGGGTCAGAGCCATCCCGTGTCACTCGCGGACGGGTGGCCGGGAACGGTGGCCCGGCAGGCGCGGGAGGAGGTGCGGTGGTTCATGAGGTGACACTTTCCACTAGAAACATACCTGCCGGAATGATGACTCATCCGGCGGGGCGACGAAAAAGGACCGGATCGCAGGAAACGGCCCAGAAGACCTGCCGCATGATGAACGCCGCAGGTCAGGCGGCCATGGGGACGAGTGGGGGCGGACCTGGCAGCAGGACCCGGCGCAGCGCGCGGGTGGTGTCGGCCGGACAGGACCCCAGGTCCGAACCGAGTGCATCTGCCAGGGTTCGGTATGTTTCGAGGGACTTTCCGGCCATCACGGCCCGCAATTCGGTCCGCAGCTCCGGGTGCCGGCCCAGCGCCAGCTCGGCCTCCACCCACTGCTTCAGTGCCGAGAGCCGGGTCGCCTCCAGGTCCGCGATCCGCGCGGCGAGCCGCGGACCGGCCTCGATCCCCTCGAAGGCCGGACCCCGCCACAGCCCCAGCGCCCCGCGCAGCCGCCGGGCGGCGGCGGCGAACTCCCCCCGGGCCATGGCCCGGTAGCCCGCGCCGGTCTCCCGGGCGAATTCGCCCTGGTCGCTGCGGCCGCCATCGGTGTCCAGTAAGAATCCGCCGGGCAGCGAGACCAGTACGGCCTCGGGGGTGCGCCGCCCGGCGGAGTCGGCGGCTCCCGCGAGGAGTTCACGGATCTGGCGGATCGAGGTCAGCAGCACCGAGCGGGCGTGTTCGCCGTCCGGTGCGTACGCCGACAGCTCGGCGGCCAGCACGGTGGTGGGCACCATCTGGTCGGCGTAGGCGGCGAGTACGGCGAACACCTGACGGGCGGGCTGGGTCTGGGGGACCACGGGCACGCCGTTCTCCAGGGCGCGAAGCCCGCCGAGCACTTCGATGTCCATGAATCCCCTCCCCAGGGTGCGACGCGTCAGGATCCGCGCGAATACCGGACCTTGCTCAAAAAATAATACCCGGAAGTTTTTTTCAAGGGAACGCTCTGCGCAGCACGAGTCACGTGAGCCGGGGCACAAAAAATGAGCCGGGGCACAAAAAAACCGGCCCTCCCCGCCGTGAGGCGGAGAGGGCCGGCGAAAAGCGCGCCGGTGAGGTCAGGCGACGTGCTCCTCGGCATCGCCGGGGAACTGCCGCAGCCCGTCGCAGTCACACAGGTGCGCCCCCTGCGCACCGTGCAGCGCGCGGCCGCCACGGCCGGGAGCCGTGTCGAGCCGGATCGCCACGGCCGAGACGACCAGGCTCGGCATCACGCTCGTGTACAGCGCCGAAACCTCCTCGTCGAGGGTGAGGCCGAGGGTCTGCGACATGACGTTGAGTCCGGCGAACGAGCCGACGATCAGCCGGGACGGCTGCCCCGGATCCACGTGCGAGAGCAGCTCGCCGCGGGCCTTGGCCTCCGTCATCAGCTCGGTGTGCAGGTCGATCCACCCCTGGTAGGGCGCCGCCCGGTCCAGGGACCGGCCGTTCTGCTCCAGCGTGAGCCGTGCGCTGCCGCGCATCAGCACATCGTGCTGGAGGCGGTGCGAGAAGATCATGCCGATGTCGACGAACTGCTGTGCCTTGAATTCCTGCGGCGTGAACGCGGGGTCGACACTGACCTGTGCGTCGATGACCGCCTGCGCCAGGTCTTCCTTCGAGTCGAAGTGGAAGTACAGGGCGCCCTTGGTGACTCTGGCGATCTTGACGATGTCCGTCAGCTTCGCCGCGTCGTAGCCCCGGTCCTCGAAGACCAGGGCGGCAGCCTCCAGGATGGCCTGGCGCGTCCGCACCGCGCGGTCCTGCTTCACCTGGGGTCGTTCAGTCCTCATCAGTCGTTCTGTCCCTCTCCATGCCCCCGATCGATCGGCATTACATGCCCCCGGGTACGTACCTCTGAGTACAGCTTCACACCATGGTGAAGCCTCCGTCCACAGGCATCGTGACGCCTGTGACGAAGGAGGCACGCGAGCTGAGGAGCCACGCGGCCGCTTCCGCGATCTCCGCGGGCTCCGCCGTCCTGGGCTGCGGGGTCGCCGCGTGCAGCTGGGCCTCGACGCCTGGAACGGCGGCGAACCACTGTTCCACCACCTCGGTCCGGGTGGTCCCCGGGGCCACGGCGTTGACCCGGATCCCCTGGGCGGCGTACTCGGCGGCGGCGGCCTTGGTCAGGCCGATCACCGCGTGCTTGGCGGCGACGTACGGTGCGGCCACCGGGGTGGCCAGCAGGCCGCCGACGCTGCTGTTGTTCACGATCGTGCCGCCGCCGGTCTCCAGCATGGCCGCGATCTCGTCCCGCAGGCAGTTCCACGTGCCCCGGACGTTCACGTCCATGATCTGGTCGTACAGGTCGTCGCCCATCTCGTGCAGCGGCGAACGCCCGACGCCCCAGCCCGCGTTGTTGAAGGCGCAGTCCAGCCGGCCGAAGCGGCGCACCGCCACGGCCACCGCCTCGGCCGTGTCCCCCGCACGGGTCACGTCGGTGACGGCGTACTCGACCTCCGCGCCCTGCGCCCGCAGCTCGTCGGTCAGCTCCTTGAGGCGGACCTCGCGACGTGCGGCCAGCACGAGCCGGGCCCCCTCCCGGGCGAACACCCGGGCCGCGGCGGCTCCGATGCCACTGCTGGCCCCCGTGATCAGCGTGACCTTGCCGTCGAGCATCCGCTCTCCTGCCATTGCTGTCCCCATTCCACGTTTCACGTTTCTGTTCGTCCGGGTCGTCCGGATCGTGCGGCTCGTCCGGCGCGGCTGGCTTGATCTGCCCGGTCCGCGCACGCCCCCCGGTCCGTCCCGGAGGGCTCAGGCGGCCCAGGAAAGACCCGCCGCGGCCTCGCCGTCGAGAGTACGCAGCAGCTCCTCGCCGATCTCCTCCAGGGAGCCGACCAGGTGCCGTACGCCCGCCTCACGCATCAAACCTGCTTGGAAGCCGTACTTGAAGGGGCTGGGGTGGCCGATGAAGGGCACCCGCAGCGCGCGGGCGGCCTCGGAGACCCGCGCGACGTCGTCGATGAAGACCGCCTGGTCGTAATCGACCCCGAAGGTGTCGACGGCGATCTCGTGGATGCCCGGCCGGAAATCGTTGGTGCAGATGTAGCCCGGCTCGTCGAAGAGGTGCGCGTAGCGGCCGAGGTAGGTGTCGAAGTGGGACCGGTCCAGGCCTCCGTAGCAGACCGTCCGCAGGCCCAGGGCGCGCAGCCGGTGCAGGAGCTGCTCGGCGCCGGGGAGCACCTCCAGGGGGTGCTCGGCGAGGTACGCG
This is a stretch of genomic DNA from Streptomyces sp. NBC_00536. It encodes these proteins:
- a CDS encoding DUF3151 domain-containing protein; its protein translation is MSIHENLLGGPAPTHLPDDPEPREALAAGTDPAEVAAKYPTSSLAWARLADDAFEAGRPVESYAYARTGYHRGLDSLRRAGWKGHGPVPWEHEPNRGFLRALHALARAAQAIGEEAEYERCSTFLRDSSATAADTLN
- a CDS encoding IS701 family transposase, which translates into the protein MIRSQVPTRPRSRTGAGHGDAGNRAHEAAEDLCGAVFGSLRRRDQREKGLQYVRGLLATPGRKSIRNIAQQIGGPAAEQSLHHFIAGSTWDWQPIRTALSQYLEQSSPLTAWVAQPMAIPKGGEHSVGVGRQYDPHRGQMFRGQQAFGIWFTSADVVTPVGWRLYLPEEGTGASAEGTGFEGGERSGETYEECAVTGVLDAVRQVAVPPRPVLLDIQNIGTRSTMNRFADAKLPVLARISPAARLLVTDPALPGHGAGTLAARDVLQNVRALRTPVEWADPMYPGQRRTSLVAAVRVMMPDPSPARRRHLTLLGEWTDARSMPSQLWVTDLARPVPVTPAVLLRMTKQARRVSVTSARSVQEVGLRDFAGRSLPGWHRHVTMASVAHAARCLSETGMPVGRDLV
- a CDS encoding barstar family protein, encoding MLDGRRIGTLEDFWREIGEAVNGPEGYFGGNLDALNDCLRGGFGTPDDDDFRFEWYDHARSRERLGHAETARQLELRLTRCHPANRERVAGELAAARRGEGPTVFDWLIEIMEGQAPGALRLR
- a CDS encoding helix-turn-helix domain-containing protein, which produces MERAADTAGNAAGGTAAALAVLELLAAGAPAAAFDALLPTADPGLTRAVALAHEIRTRTGPVAAADPVAADPPEDDGPAGGDGLVALVDTAHDLTSAYDLDSLLRVIARRARRLLGLDVVCVTFTRPDGTSYPHLSDGTAAGYEAGLGIGSAEGLGALVRERRAPVWSADYPHDTTLAHASGVDTAVRAEGVRAVLAVPLRHREGILGVLYGADRRVRSFTPAEVGMLLSLADLAAVAIEKARLLERARDEASELERFGTVTDTTLTRVRYLWDCHARLARLVLDGAGLATLARTTADALDGVLQVRDPGGRPLTQGPGPVGLDEAAVTRGALHAHTARRPVRLPREAPAAAGADDDLNADTGADAGEVWVAPVTAGAEDLGVLVLHAAEPLTEEDVRLLELAALSVASLMLIQRGTAAAEGPVHDELLQELLDRPHHSSDLHLRERTRRLGIDLDVPHVVVVVRPEGGELGRAVAWASSYAYRVGGLKGVRRGCIVLLLPGDDASAAARQVSMEVTPLLGHPVSTGAAGPARGPSAVAGVYEEAARCLDALTALDGAGGTASLRELGFLGLLLSADHDVDAFIAQALGPVLEYDAARFTELARTLEAYFESGASPTHAAEALHVHANTVSRRLERIAELLGEGWQKPAQALEIQMALRLRRTREVLVRTRPPT
- a CDS encoding AfsR/SARP family transcriptional regulator; its protein translation is MDIEVLGGLRALENGVPVVPQTQPARQVFAVLAAYADQMVPTTVLAAELSAYAPDGEHARSVLLTSIRQIRELLAGAADSAGRRTPEAVLVSLPGGFLLDTDGGRSDQGEFARETGAGYRAMARGEFAAAARRLRGALGLWRGPAFEGIEAGPRLAARIADLEATRLSALKQWVEAELALGRHPELRTELRAVMAGKSLETYRTLADALGSDLGSCPADTTRALRRVLLPGPPPLVPMAA
- a CDS encoding ScbR family autoregulator-binding transcription factor is translated as MRTERPQVKQDRAVRTRQAILEAAALVFEDRGYDAAKLTDIVKIARVTKGALYFHFDSKEDLAQAVIDAQVSVDPAFTPQEFKAQQFVDIGMIFSHRLQHDVLMRGSARLTLEQNGRSLDRAAPYQGWIDLHTELMTEAKARGELLSHVDPGQPSRLIVGSFAGLNVMSQTLGLTLDEEVSALYTSVMPSLVVSAVAIRLDTAPGRGGRALHGAQGAHLCDCDGLRQFPGDAEEHVA
- a CDS encoding glucose 1-dehydrogenase, with the translated sequence MAGERMLDGKVTLITGASSGIGAAAARVFAREGARLVLAARREVRLKELTDELRAQGAEVEYAVTDVTRAGDTAEAVAVAVRRFGRLDCAFNNAGWGVGRSPLHEMGDDLYDQIMDVNVRGTWNCLRDEIAAMLETGGGTIVNNSSVGGLLATPVAAPYVAAKHAVIGLTKAAAAEYAAQGIRVNAVAPGTTRTEVVEQWFAAVPGVEAQLHAATPQPRTAEPAEIAEAAAWLLSSRASFVTGVTMPVDGGFTMV
- a CDS encoding HAD family hydrolase, whose amino-acid sequence is MPARHAVRPLDHLRLAAVNIDGVLLNDTFSPVIHRFVTSRGGVYDADVERAVFSQSRTVAARALGAAAGVDWTPEKVLEVYFEERAAYLAEHPLEVLPGAEQLLHRLRALGLRTVCYGGLDRSHFDTYLGRYAHLFDEPGYICTNDFRPGIHEIAVDTFGVDYDQAVFIDDVARVSEAARALRVPFIGHPSPFKYGFQAGLMREAGVRHLVGSLEEIGEELLRTLDGEAAAGLSWAA